Proteins from a single region of Nomascus leucogenys isolate Asia chromosome 2, Asia_NLE_v1, whole genome shotgun sequence:
- the DPEP3 gene encoding dipeptidase 3 isoform X2: MVRTPLSAFPRRLLLPGSRGRPPRNMQPTGREGSRALSRRHLRRLLLLLLLLLLRQPVTRAETTPGAPRALSTLGSPSLFTTPGVPSALSMPGLTTPGLTTPGTPKTLDLRGRAQALMRNFPLVDGHNDLPQVLRQRYKNVLQDINLRNFSHGQTSLDRLRDGLVGAQFWSASVSCQSQDLTAVRLTLEQIDLIRRMCDSYSELELVTSAEGLNSSQKLACLIGVEGGHSLDSSLSVLRSFYMLGVRYLTLTFTCNTPWAESSTKFRHHMYTNVSGLTSFGEKVVEELNRLGMMIDLSYASDTLMRRVLEVSQAPVIFSHSAARAVCDNLLNVPDDILQLLKNGGIVMVTLSMGVLQCNLLANVSTVADHFDHIRAVIGSEFIGIGGNYDGTGRFPQGLEDVSTYPVLIEELLSRSWSEEELQGVLRGNLLRVFRQVEKVREESRAQSPVEAEFPYGQLSTSCHSHLVPRNGHQATHLEVTKQPTKRVPWRSSNASPYLVPGLVAAAAFPTFTQWLC; this comes from the exons ATGGTCCGGACCCCATTGTCGGCCTTTCCCCGTCGCCTACTCCTCCCAGGCTCCCGCGGCCGACCCCCGCGCAACATGCAGCCCACGGGCCGCGAGGGTTCCCGCGCGCTCAGCCGGCGGCATCTGCGGCGTCTGCTGCtcctgctactgctgctgctgctgcggcaGCCCGTAACCCGCGCGGAGACTACGCCGGGCGCCCCCAGAGCCCTCTCCACGCTGGGCTCCCCCAGCCTCTTCACCACGCCGGGCGTCCCCAGCGCCCTCTCTATGCCAGGCCTCACTACGCCAGGCCTCACTACGCCAGGCACCCCCAAAACCCTGGACCTTCGGGGTCGCGCGCAGGCCCTGATGCGGAATTTCCCGCTCGTGGACGG CCACAATGACCTGCCCCAGGTCCTGAGACAGCGTTACAAGAATGTGCTTCAGGATATTAACCTGCGAAATTTCAGCCACGgacagaccagcctggacaggcTTAGAGACGGCCTCGTGGGTGCCCAG TTCTGGTCAGCCTCCGTCTCATGCCAGTCCCAGGACCTGACTGCTGTGCGCCTCACCCTGGAGCAGATTGACCTCATTCGCCGCATGTGTGACTCCTACTCTGAACTTGAGCTTGTGACCTCAGCTGAAG GTCTGAACAGCTCTCAAAAGCTGGCCTGCCTCATTGGCGTGGAGGGTGGTCACTCACTGGACAGCAGCCTCTCTGTGCTGCGCAGTTTCTATATGCTGGGGGTGCGCTACCTGACACTCACCTTCACCTGCAATACACCATG GGCAGAGAGTTCCACCAAGTTCAGACACCACATGTACACCAACGTCAGCGGATTGACAAGCTTTGGTGAG AAAGTAGTAGAGGAGTTGAACCGCCTGGGCATGATGATAGATTTGTCCTATGCATCGGACACCTTGATGAGAAGGGTCCTGGAAGTGTCTCAGGCTCCTGTGATCTTCTCCCACTCAGCTGCCAGAGCTGTGTGTGACAATTTGTTGAATGTTCCCGATGACATCCTGCAGCTTCTG AAGAATGGTGGCATCGTGATGGTGACACTGTCCATGGGGGTGCTGCAGTGCAACCTGCTTGCTAACGTGTCCACTGTGGCAG ATCACTTTGACCACATCAGGGCAGTCATTGGATCTGAGTTCATCGGGATTGGTGGAAATTATGACGGGACTGGCCG GTTCCCTCAGGGGCTGGAGGACGTGTCCACATATCCAGTCCTGATAGAGGAGTTGCTGAGTCGTAGCTGGAGTGAGGAAGAGCTTCAAGGTGTCCTTCGTGGAAACCTGCTGCGGGTCTTCAGACAAGTGGAAAAG GTGAGAGAGGAGAGCAGGGCGCAGAGCCCCGTGGAGGCTGAGTTTCCATATGGGCAACTGAGCACATCCTGCCACTCCCACCTCGTGCCTCGGAATGGACACCAGGCTACACATCTGGAGGTGACCAAGCAGCCAACCAAACGGGTCCCCTGGAGGTCCTCAAATGCCTCCCCATACCTTGTTCCAGGCCTTGTGGCTGCTGCCGCCTTCCCAACCTTCACCCAGTGGCTCTGCTGA
- the DPEP3 gene encoding dipeptidase 3 isoform X1, with protein sequence MVRTPLSAFPRRLLLPGSRGRPPRNMQPTGREGSRALSRRHLRRLLLLLLLLLLRQPVTRAETTPGAPRALSTLGSPSLFTTPGVPSALSMPGLTTPGLTTPGTPKTLDLRGRAQALMRNFPLVDGHNDLPQVLRQRYKNVLQDINLRNFSHGQTSLDRLRDGLVGAQFWSASVSCQSQDLTAVRLTLEQIDLIRRMCDSYSELELVTSAEGLNSSQKLACLIGVEGGHSLDSSLSVLRSFYMLGVRYLTLTFTCNTPWAESSTKFRHHMYTNVSGLTSFGEKVVEELNRLGMMIDLSYASDTLMRRVLEVSQAPVIFSHSAARAVCDNLLNVPDDILQLLKKNGGIVMVTLSMGVLQCNLLANVSTVADHFDHIRAVIGSEFIGIGGNYDGTGRFPQGLEDVSTYPVLIEELLSRSWSEEELQGVLRGNLLRVFRQVEKVREESRAQSPVEAEFPYGQLSTSCHSHLVPRNGHQATHLEVTKQPTKRVPWRSSNASPYLVPGLVAAAAFPTFTQWLC encoded by the exons ATGGTCCGGACCCCATTGTCGGCCTTTCCCCGTCGCCTACTCCTCCCAGGCTCCCGCGGCCGACCCCCGCGCAACATGCAGCCCACGGGCCGCGAGGGTTCCCGCGCGCTCAGCCGGCGGCATCTGCGGCGTCTGCTGCtcctgctactgctgctgctgctgcggcaGCCCGTAACCCGCGCGGAGACTACGCCGGGCGCCCCCAGAGCCCTCTCCACGCTGGGCTCCCCCAGCCTCTTCACCACGCCGGGCGTCCCCAGCGCCCTCTCTATGCCAGGCCTCACTACGCCAGGCCTCACTACGCCAGGCACCCCCAAAACCCTGGACCTTCGGGGTCGCGCGCAGGCCCTGATGCGGAATTTCCCGCTCGTGGACGG CCACAATGACCTGCCCCAGGTCCTGAGACAGCGTTACAAGAATGTGCTTCAGGATATTAACCTGCGAAATTTCAGCCACGgacagaccagcctggacaggcTTAGAGACGGCCTCGTGGGTGCCCAG TTCTGGTCAGCCTCCGTCTCATGCCAGTCCCAGGACCTGACTGCTGTGCGCCTCACCCTGGAGCAGATTGACCTCATTCGCCGCATGTGTGACTCCTACTCTGAACTTGAGCTTGTGACCTCAGCTGAAG GTCTGAACAGCTCTCAAAAGCTGGCCTGCCTCATTGGCGTGGAGGGTGGTCACTCACTGGACAGCAGCCTCTCTGTGCTGCGCAGTTTCTATATGCTGGGGGTGCGCTACCTGACACTCACCTTCACCTGCAATACACCATG GGCAGAGAGTTCCACCAAGTTCAGACACCACATGTACACCAACGTCAGCGGATTGACAAGCTTTGGTGAG AAAGTAGTAGAGGAGTTGAACCGCCTGGGCATGATGATAGATTTGTCCTATGCATCGGACACCTTGATGAGAAGGGTCCTGGAAGTGTCTCAGGCTCCTGTGATCTTCTCCCACTCAGCTGCCAGAGCTGTGTGTGACAATTTGTTGAATGTTCCCGATGACATCCTGCAGCTTCTG AAGAAGAATGGTGGCATCGTGATGGTGACACTGTCCATGGGGGTGCTGCAGTGCAACCTGCTTGCTAACGTGTCCACTGTGGCAG ATCACTTTGACCACATCAGGGCAGTCATTGGATCTGAGTTCATCGGGATTGGTGGAAATTATGACGGGACTGGCCG GTTCCCTCAGGGGCTGGAGGACGTGTCCACATATCCAGTCCTGATAGAGGAGTTGCTGAGTCGTAGCTGGAGTGAGGAAGAGCTTCAAGGTGTCCTTCGTGGAAACCTGCTGCGGGTCTTCAGACAAGTGGAAAAG GTGAGAGAGGAGAGCAGGGCGCAGAGCCCCGTGGAGGCTGAGTTTCCATATGGGCAACTGAGCACATCCTGCCACTCCCACCTCGTGCCTCGGAATGGACACCAGGCTACACATCTGGAGGTGACCAAGCAGCCAACCAAACGGGTCCCCTGGAGGTCCTCAAATGCCTCCCCATACCTTGTTCCAGGCCTTGTGGCTGCTGCCGCCTTCCCAACCTTCACCCAGTGGCTCTGCTGA